A stretch of the Phormidium ambiguum IAM M-71 genome encodes the following:
- a CDS encoding metal ABC transporter ATP-binding protein — translation MKTITFPTNEHWTQQVCQVRDIPRIAVNHLGVKYRTVEALQDVSFSLNCGKVTGIIGPNGAGKSTLLKGMLGLIPVSSGTVIYQNQPLMDQLAKVAYVPQRSQIDWTYPATVWDVVMMGRVRKTGWFRRFSHVSRQIAQTALERVGMSAFCDRPIGQLSGGQQQRVFLARALAQEAEIFCFDEPFAGIDQKTEAVLFEIFRELANEGKIVIVVNHDLGESITHFDDLILLNKELIAAGSRQKVFTQENLYRAYGGQVIFFQGKAA, via the coding sequence ATGAAAACTATTACCTTTCCCACCAATGAACACTGGACACAGCAAGTTTGCCAAGTTAGGGATATCCCCAGGATTGCGGTTAATCACTTAGGGGTCAAGTACCGCACGGTAGAGGCGTTGCAGGATGTAAGTTTTAGCTTAAATTGTGGTAAAGTCACGGGAATTATTGGCCCAAATGGTGCAGGAAAAAGTACCTTACTAAAAGGGATGTTGGGGCTAATTCCGGTTAGTAGTGGTACAGTAATTTATCAAAACCAGCCTTTGATGGATCAGTTAGCCAAAGTTGCTTATGTGCCACAACGATCGCAAATTGACTGGACTTATCCGGCTACTGTATGGGATGTAGTGATGATGGGTAGAGTCAGAAAAACCGGATGGTTTCGTCGTTTTTCTCATGTTAGTCGGCAAATTGCCCAAACTGCGTTAGAAAGAGTGGGAATGAGTGCATTTTGCGATCGGCCCATTGGACAACTTTCCGGCGGACAACAACAAAGAGTATTCTTAGCTAGGGCGTTAGCGCAAGAAGCAGAAATTTTCTGTTTTGATGAACCTTTTGCTGGCATCGATCAAAAAACTGAAGCTGTCCTATTTGAAATTTTCCGCGAACTAGCTAACGAAGGCAAAATTGTCATAGTTGTTAATCATGATTTAGGCGAATCTATTACTCATTTTGATGATTTAATTTTATTAAACAAAGAGTTAATTGCCGCAGGTTCGAGACAAAAAGTGTTTACTCAAGAAAACCTTTATCGCGCTTATGGAGGACAAGTGATCTTTTTTCAAGGAAAAGCAGCTTAA